A single window of Paenibacillus sp. SYP-B4298 DNA harbors:
- a CDS encoding sensor histidine kinase: MEFRTNDVDRVIKNAIQVMEDSKYQIFEICEAAREELMLLTKELEQVFKETAETIDKVDRLELDYRRARIRLTEVSRDFVRYKEEDIKAAYEKATQIQLELMVFREKETYLKARRDELQLRTKNVELSIERAETISSQVNVVLEYLSGDLTQITRILESAKNRQLIGLKIILAQEEERKRIAREIHDGPAQSLANLVIRTEIAERMLHKQELGLVKEELSDLKDQVRTGLEEIRKIIFNLRPMALDDLGLVPTLRKYVQDFEEKTKIRTNFELIGREIRLPSAMEAGIYRLVQEAYTNALKHANASIVSLEMTYQAQMVKIVVQDNGVGFHVRQMETKSAENSSFGLIGMRERVDLLEGRLDIESAIQEGTKITIHIPINAEIRRE; encoded by the coding sequence ATGGAGTTCAGGACTAACGATGTTGATCGCGTGATCAAAAATGCGATTCAGGTCATGGAAGACAGCAAATATCAGATTTTTGAAATTTGTGAAGCCGCCCGCGAAGAACTGATGCTGTTGACGAAGGAACTGGAACAGGTCTTCAAGGAAACAGCAGAGACGATCGATAAGGTGGATCGTCTGGAGCTGGACTACCGCCGCGCACGTATCCGGCTTACTGAGGTAAGCCGGGACTTCGTTCGATATAAGGAAGAAGATATTAAAGCGGCGTATGAGAAGGCAACCCAGATTCAACTGGAGCTGATGGTATTCCGCGAGAAGGAGACCTATCTGAAGGCGCGGCGGGACGAGCTCCAACTGCGCACGAAGAATGTCGAGCTGTCGATTGAGCGCGCGGAGACGATCAGCTCACAGGTGAATGTTGTGCTGGAATATCTCTCAGGCGACCTGACTCAAATTACGAGAATACTGGAGTCAGCCAAAAACCGCCAACTGATAGGATTGAAGATTATATTGGCGCAGGAGGAAGAGCGCAAGCGAATCGCCAGGGAGATTCACGACGGTCCCGCCCAGTCACTGGCCAATCTGGTGATCCGTACTGAAATCGCCGAGAGGATGCTGCATAAGCAGGAGCTGGGATTGGTCAAGGAGGAACTGAGCGATCTGAAGGATCAGGTGAGAACCGGACTGGAGGAGATTCGCAAAATAATATTCAACCTCAGGCCGATGGCGCTCGATGATCTCGGCTTGGTGCCGACCTTGCGCAAATATGTTCAAGACTTTGAGGAAAAGACGAAGATTCGCACAAATTTCGAGTTGATCGGCCGCGAGATCAGATTGCCATCCGCGATGGAGGCTGGCATCTATCGGCTCGTACAGGAGGCGTATACGAATGCGTTGAAGCACGCCAATGCTTCGATCGTATCGCTGGAGATGACGTATCAGGCTCAGATGGTCAAGATTGTCGTTCAGGACAATGGAGTAGGATTTCATGTCCGCCAAATGGAAACCAAATCTGCGGAAAATTCCAGCTTCGGCCTGATCGGCATGCGGGAGAGGGTGGATCTGCTCGAGGGAAGATTGGATATTGAATCAGCTATTCAAGAAGGAACGAAGATTACGATTCATAT
- a CDS encoding stalk domain-containing protein, producing MNRTALTVSKRILVVTLSGALLLQPLLPVSLTGERVIAAAATAQSPSLKLQEEVMITSGAKRLKYVWSSTRSNRAVQANVHVIEVDLSNRYVNLDVMSGKNGTVASKNTVTNMVAENGAVAGINADFFIMSAEGVGMGPQITSGALMTSPSTINGMYAFALDKNRVPTIDRYSFEGSVTSGSGASFPLAGVNQTSYTMDTADGTQRSHTNQLYMYTSAWAQSERPKNSGTTPTEVLVKNNVVMQIQENGTLPMSAPEDGYILRGHGDAAKFIQENLTVGQTVSSTYNLVSLVSGAKKDPASYQMMVGGHTLLVTDGKASAFTRDVTGVSGNSAVARTAIGYSKDNKKVYLITVERQGASSGMTLKELQNMMVMLGVWQGLNLDGGGSTTMAARPLGDFAAGLAHSTSNGTGTVQRAVANGLGIFTTAPQGQVKDVRASGPSTIFIGAKADYTIKGYDTYYNPIKQDNVTAAWSVPSAFGSFSGSTLTAKKAGTTQVTVKSDKATAKMDVEVIAGSQIDTMTVTPSSTALSAGTQISLPVKVKLTDGRELSVPAESIKWELQGMQGSVKDGKLDIQSVNTSVANAYAIARYDGFATMAAFSTTPSVNTKVWESFENVNYKVNFQGVPEQTAGNASIVNGFAERTGSALQITYDFTDGTGGRWAYALLGTGGKAVEGKPVGLKAAVYGDGSSNWLRAEVTDADGKTHYIDLVRPITWTGWKDIEVDFNGLTMAYPITVKKIYIANPESGQENRSLTGQVAIDDIQFKYASTITTPAASTIELFVGKKTATVSGQSTSLDAAPVIIKNTTYVPLRFVSDAVGGQVAWDNSSKRVTFLRGNKMLELWIGRKDVVLNGKRIKTEVSPIDRNGRTMVPVRLVSEQLGLKVNWDNSAQKVTIQ from the coding sequence ATGAATAGAACAGCTCTTACAGTGAGCAAGCGCATACTGGTCGTTACCCTAAGCGGGGCACTGCTGCTGCAGCCGCTGTTGCCAGTATCGCTGACGGGAGAAAGGGTGATTGCAGCCGCTGCGACAGCCCAGTCGCCGTCGTTGAAGCTGCAGGAGGAGGTTATGATTACTTCCGGTGCGAAGAGGCTCAAGTACGTATGGTCATCGACGCGCAGCAACCGTGCGGTGCAGGCGAATGTACATGTTATCGAGGTCGATCTGTCAAACCGGTATGTGAATCTGGACGTAATGAGCGGCAAGAACGGCACCGTAGCAAGCAAAAATACCGTCACGAACATGGTTGCAGAGAACGGGGCAGTCGCTGGCATTAACGCAGACTTTTTCATTATGTCAGCCGAGGGCGTAGGCATGGGGCCACAGATTACATCTGGCGCGCTCATGACCTCTCCTTCTACCATTAACGGGATGTATGCCTTTGCGCTGGACAAAAACCGGGTGCCGACAATTGATCGTTACTCGTTCGAGGGCAGTGTGACATCCGGCTCTGGCGCGAGCTTCCCGCTGGCAGGAGTGAACCAGACTTCCTATACGATGGACACGGCAGACGGAACACAGCGCAGTCACACGAATCAGCTCTACATGTATACGAGTGCCTGGGCCCAGTCCGAGCGTCCTAAAAACAGCGGGACCACGCCTACAGAGGTGCTGGTAAAAAATAATGTCGTGATGCAGATTCAAGAAAACGGAACGCTGCCTATGTCTGCTCCAGAGGACGGCTACATACTGCGTGGGCATGGCGACGCGGCCAAGTTCATCCAAGAAAATCTGACCGTCGGACAGACCGTGTCATCGACCTATAATCTGGTGTCGCTCGTAAGCGGCGCGAAGAAGGACCCCGCCTCCTATCAGATGATGGTGGGCGGACACACACTGCTGGTGACGGACGGCAAGGCGTCGGCGTTCACACGGGATGTAACAGGGGTCAGCGGCAATAGCGCGGTGGCGCGTACTGCTATTGGATATTCCAAGGATAATAAGAAGGTCTATCTGATTACCGTAGAGCGACAGGGAGCTAGCTCTGGCATGACGCTCAAGGAATTGCAAAATATGATGGTGATGCTGGGCGTATGGCAGGGGCTGAACCTGGATGGCGGCGGCTCGACGACGATGGCGGCTCGTCCGCTCGGTGATTTCGCTGCTGGACTTGCGCATTCGACATCGAATGGAACAGGCACGGTGCAGCGGGCGGTTGCCAATGGTCTGGGCATCTTCACAACAGCGCCTCAGGGACAGGTGAAGGACGTGAGGGCAAGTGGACCTTCAACGATCTTTATCGGCGCCAAGGCGGACTACACAATTAAGGGCTATGATACCTACTATAACCCGATTAAGCAGGATAATGTTACGGCCGCGTGGAGTGTCCCTTCCGCCTTCGGCTCGTTCTCGGGCAGCACGCTGACGGCTAAGAAAGCGGGCACGACTCAGGTAACGGTCAAATCGGATAAGGCGACAGCGAAGATGGACGTGGAGGTCATTGCAGGCAGTCAGATTGATACGATGACGGTCACACCGAGCAGCACAGCATTGTCGGCGGGTACGCAGATCAGTCTGCCAGTGAAGGTGAAGCTGACCGATGGAAGAGAGCTGTCGGTTCCTGCCGAGTCGATAAAGTGGGAATTGCAAGGCATGCAGGGCAGCGTTAAGGACGGCAAGCTGGACATCCAGTCGGTCAACACGAGTGTAGCTAACGCATATGCCATTGCGAGGTATGATGGCTTCGCGACGATGGCAGCCTTCTCAACCACACCGTCCGTTAACACTAAGGTGTGGGAAAGCTTCGAGAATGTAAACTACAAGGTGAACTTCCAGGGTGTGCCGGAGCAGACGGCAGGCAATGCTTCCATCGTCAATGGCTTTGCTGAGCGAACCGGCTCGGCATTGCAGATCACCTATGATTTCACAGATGGAACAGGCGGACGTTGGGCCTATGCACTGCTAGGAACGGGCGGCAAGGCCGTGGAGGGCAAGCCTGTTGGCTTGAAGGCAGCGGTCTATGGCGACGGCAGCAGCAACTGGCTGCGCGCAGAGGTGACCGATGCTGACGGCAAGACGCACTATATTGATCTGGTAAGACCTATCACCTGGACAGGCTGGAAGGACATCGAGGTTGATTTTAACGGCTTGACCATGGCTTATCCGATTACGGTGAAGAAGATTTATATCGCCAATCCTGAATCCGGTCAGGAGAACCGTTCGCTGACAGGGCAGGTGGCGATCGATGATATTCAGTTCAAGTATGCCAGTACGATCACGACGCCGGCCGCTTCGACGATCGAGCTGTTCGTTGGCAAGAAAACGGCAACGGTAAGCGGTCAATCGACATCACTGGATGCAGCGCCTGTAATTATCAAGAACACGACCTACGTCCCGTTGCGCTTCGTGTCGGACGCTGTCGGCGGCCAAGTGGCCTGGGACAATAGCAGCAAGCGTGTGACCTTCCTCCGTGGCAACAAGATGCTGGAGCTATGGATTGGTCGCAAGGACGTAGTGCTCAATGGGAAGCGGATCAAGACGGAAGTAAGTCCTATTGATCGTAATGGCCGAACGATGGTGCCAGTGCGATTGGTGTCAGAACAGCTCGGATTAAAGGTCAATTGGGACAATAGTGCCCAAAAAGTTACGATTCAATAA